One window of the Rosa rugosa chromosome 3, drRosRugo1.1, whole genome shotgun sequence genome contains the following:
- the LOC133741348 gene encoding probably inactive leucine-rich repeat receptor-like protein kinase At5g48380 has product MLLTGRDLCNVFLAGVFLLLLSCRVISGVESDINCLRSIKASLEDPMDLLTSSWVFNNETEGFICNFLGVECWHPYESKVLNIKLGDLGLKGQFPRGVVNCTSLTGLDLSSNSLSGTIPDDIDQLSHYLTSLDLSSNSFSGPIPRNISNCTFLNVLKLDNNKFTGQIPAELGQLSRLKTFSVANNQLSGPIPVFNPKVDGADSYANNPGLCGGSLGGCQAAAKNKLSNDLVRVFKSYTIVMLGALGFGIGFVSSFSFFVFR; this is encoded by the coding sequence ATGTTGTTGACTGGACGAGATCTTTGCAATGTTTTTCTTGCGGGTGTTTTCTTGTTATTGCTTAGTTGTAGAGTCATTTCTGGTGTCGAGAGTGATATCAACTGCTTGAGAAGTATAAAAGCATCACTGGAGGACCCTATGGACTTGTTAACCTCTTCATGGGTTTTTAACAATGAAACCGAAGGTTTCATCTGTAACTTTCTGGGAGTCGAGTGTTGGCACCCTTATGAGAGCAAAGTTTTAAATATCAAGCTTGGGGATTTGGGACTCAAAGGCCAGTTTCCTCGCGGCGTTGTGAATTGTACAAGCTTAACAGGCTTAGATCTCTCGAGCAACAGCCTCAGTGGAACTATTCCTGATGATATTGATCAATTGAGCCATTACCTTACGTCGCTTGATCTCTCGTCCAACAGCTTCTCAGGGCCAATTCCCAGGAATATCTCCAATTGTACTTTTCTCAATGTCCTTAAACTTGACAACAACAAGTTCACGGGTCAGATTCCTGCAGAACTTGGTCAGCTCAGTAGGCTTAAAACATTTAGCGTGGCCAACAATCAACTGTCTGGGCCAATCCCCGTCTTCAACCCTAAGGTCGATGGAGCGGACAGCTATGCAAACAATCCTGGACTTTGTGGCGGTTCTTTGGGAGGTTGCCAGGCAGCTGCAAAGAACAAGTTGTCAAATGATTTAGTGAGGGTTTTCAAGTCTTACACTATAGTCATGTTGGGAGCACTCGGTTTTGGTATTGGTTTTgtttcctctttttcttttttcgtctTTCGATAG
- the LOC133737668 gene encoding leucine-rich repeat protein 1-like produces MSMAATGCLMLLTLTITLTASLIFPLVYGADIESDKQALAALKKSLVDPWNVLSDWDVAVNPCTWNFIECENNRVTSVSIGMNNVGGNLVPELGGLSALVDLSIFNNMIEGTIPAELGNLQNLEVLSLSENLLSGEIPPSLGNLRSLVFVHLDQNEFTGKVSSQIGSLPSLKLANFSGNSLCWDFWPTPNFLGNYTLCQAE; encoded by the coding sequence ATGTCGATGGCAGCCACCGGCTGCTTGATGTTGTTAACCCTAACCATTACCCTAACTGCAAGCCTCATTTTTCCGTTGGTCTACGGAGCAGACATCGAATCAGACAAACAAGCTCTGGCTGCGTTGAAGAAGAGCTTAGTGGATCCATGGAACGTTCTCTCTGACTGGGATGTCGCCGTTAACCCATGCACTTGGAACTTCATTGAGTGCGAGAACAATAGGGTCACCTCAGTGAGCATAGGCATGAATAACGTCGGAGGAAATCTGGTACCGGAACTTGGAGGTCTTTCGGCTCTAGTAGATCTgagtattttcaacaatatgaTCGAAGGAACCATTCCGGCGGAGCTTGGTAACCTGCAGAACCTGGAGGTCTTGAGTTTGTCAGAGAACCTATTATCAGGCGAGATTCCTCCTTCACTGGGGAACTTGAGATCACTGGTTTTTGTACATCTCGATCAAAACGAATTCACTGGGAAAGTCTCCTCCCAAATTGGAAGCCTTCCAAGCCTCAAACTAGCAAATTTTTCCGGGAACAGTTTGTGTTGGGACTTCTGGCCCACGCCAAATTTTCTGGGTAATTACACATTATGCCAAGCAGAATGA
- the LOC133737669 gene encoding uncharacterized protein LOC133737669 — protein sequence MSDLWPIALCNVLYKICSKVIANRLKLILPALISPFQSAFVPGRLITDNILVANEVAHFMHNKRDGNEGFMALKLDLSKAYDRMEWIFLRRVMERFGFASSWINMVMQCVSYVLYSFLVLGKPRGLVIPSRGLRQGDPLSHMIYVNASLEDCYQIQDVLEMYGRASGQLVNFTKSSVVFNKNVPEFMREEITSFLEVEEVESNEKYLGLPTYVGRKKTSTFQYIKDNLAKKLAIWQGKLLSGAGKDILMTRVVAQALPTYAMSVFQLTKNFCEDLEQMCARFWWGSTLDKSKIHWKTWKALCNPKEEGGLGFCSLSNFNTAMLAKQSWRVVNNPTSLVARIYKAKYYPDTTFWLTEASASPSFSWRSLFSTREFLRQSSYWQIGNGLSVDIWSDCWVPGVPDYKPVDNGIASLEVRQVSELLNQAGRWNELLIRQMFPMKEAEAILSIPISSRVVDDRVVWRMEKNGKFTVKSAYRQDFSMSNSRSPFQVSVGVNFWKKIWKVVIPNSAKVHIWRVCHNILPSLERLASKRVVLETQIWDNKSVTTSEVLLMSMTRLHAFRFHNSKPHIGGTVTLSRWSSPLVGWYKINVDGSYNYTSKCGGAGFVVRDSLGNFLAGEGRPLQGLLCSEHAEVLGCRLAANFAVEQGFVPSLLELDAQVVIYVNRSANKVAHLMASQASSEAQEHFYFSSSPSFLIAALAAN from the exons ATGTCTGATTTATGGCCAATTGCTTTATGCAATGTGCTATATAAGATTTGTTCGAAGGTCATTGCAAATAGATTGAAGCTTATTCTTCCTGCTTTGATATCTCCGTTTCAAAGTGCTTTTGTTCCTGGAAGACTGATAACTGATAACATTCTGGTTGCTAATGAAGTGGCTCATTTTATGCACAACAAAAGAGATGGAAATGAGGGTTTTATGGCTTTGAAGCTTGACCTAAGCAAGGCCTATGACAGAATGGAGTGGATTTTTCTCCGTAGGGTGATGGAGAGGTTTGGGTTTGCTTCTAGTTGGATTAACATGGTGATGCAGTGTGTCAGTTATGTACTGTACTCTTTCTTGGTTCTTGGGAAACCTCGTGGTTTGGTCATACCTAGTAGGGGATTGAGACAAGGTGATCCTTTATCACA CATGATTTATGTTAATGCTTCGTTGGAGGATTGCTATCAGATCCAAGatgtacttgagatgtatggtAGAGCTTCAGGTCAGTTAGTTAACTTTACCAAGAGTTCTGTTGTTTTTAATAAAAATGTTCCGGAATTTATGAGAGAAGAAATTACTAGTTTTCTGGAGGTGGAGGAAGTGGAATCTAATGAGAAATATTTGGGATTGCCAACCTATGTTGGAAGAAAGAAAACTTCTACGTTCCAATACATAAAAGATAATTTGGCGAAGAAGCTAGCAATTTGGCAAGGAAAGTTATTAAGCGGGGCTGGAAAGGATATTCTCATGACCAGGGTGGTTGCTCAAGCATTGCCTACTTATGCAATGAGTGTTTTCCAGCTCACTAAGAATTTTTGTGAGGACCTTGAGCAAATGTGTGCTCGTTTTTGGTGGGGGAGTACTCTTGATAAGAGCAAAATTCATTGGAAAACTTGGAAGGCTTTGTGTAACCCAAAGGAGGAGGGTGGCCTAGGGTTTTGTAGTTTGTCAAATTTTAATACTGCAATGTTGGCAAAACAATCATGGCGTGTGGTGAACAATCCGACTTCGTTAGTGGCTCGGATCTATAAAGCAAAATACTATCCAGATACTACCTTTTGGTTAACTGAGGCTTCTGCTTCTCCTTCCTTTTCTTGGAGAAGTCTATTTTCTACAAGAGAATTTTTGAGACAAAGCTCGTATTGGCAGATCGGTAATGGTTTGTCTGTTGATATTTGGTCAGATTGTTGGGTGCCTGGAGTCCCAGATTACAAACCGGTTGATAATGGTATAGCGTCGTTGGAGGTTAGACAAGTAAGTGAGTTGTTGAACCAAGCAGGGAGGTGGAATGAGCTATTGATTAGACAAATGTTTCCAATGAAGGAAGCTGAAGCTATTTTGAGTATACCTATAAGTTCTAGAGTTGTTGACGATAGAGTGGTGTGGCGTATGGAAAAGAATGGTAAATTCACGGTTAAGTCAGCATACCGTCAGGATTTTTCTATGTCAAACTCTAGAAGTCCTTTTCAAGTTTCAGTGGGGGTTAACTTTTGGAAGAAGATTTGGAAAGTTGTCATCCCTAATTCTGCCAAGGTTCATATATGGAGGGTTTGCCATAATATTTTACCCTCTCTTGAGAGACTTGCGTCAAAAAGGGTGGTGTTGGAAACACAG ATTTGGGATAATAAGAGTGTTACAACTTCTGAAGTGCTTCTAATGTCCATGACTAGGCTGCATGCCTTTAGATTTCATAATTCAAAACCTCATATTGGAGGTACTGTGACGTTGTCACGTTGGTCTTCTCCTCTTGTGGGATGGTACAAGATTAATGTAGATGGTTCCTATAATTATACTTCAAAATGTGGAGGAGCGGGTTTTGTAGTCAGGGATAGCTTGGGAAACTTTCTTGCTGGGGAAGGTAGGCCATTGCAGGGGTTATTATGCTCGGAGCATGCTGAGGTGTTGGGCTGCAGATTGGCAGCGAACTTTGCTGTGGAGCAGGGGTTTGTTCCTTCTTTATTGGAGCTCGATGCTCAGGTG GTTATATACGTGAATAGGAGTGCTAACAAAGTGGCTCATCTTATGGCATCACAAGCTAGTTCTGAAGCTCAGGAACATTTTTActtttcttcctctccttcCTTTTTGATTGCTGCATTAGCAGCAAATTAA